The genomic interval gtgcccggggctgccccgcgcCCGCTGCCCGCAGGCCCCGCCCGGCGATGTCCCAGGGCCGCCGGAGCGGCTCCGTGAGCCTGCCCCGCCGGTAGCGGGCCGGGGGCCGCCCCCGCTCGCTCGGACCGGACCCGACCGGCCTCCCCCGCGGCCGGGCGCCGCCATGCGCCTGGCTACGCTGCTGGCCGCGCTGCGGCCCGTGCTGCCGCTTGTGTTGGGCCtctccctgggctgcagcctgaGCCTGCTGCGCGCCTCCTGGAGCCACGGCGGCGGCGAGGACCCGTGCCtgggggcgggccgggccgggccccccgcCGGCGGAGCGCAGCCGGAGGCAGAGGATGGACGGCCGGGCCAGGGTCACGAGGACTTCAGGCCTAGGATTGTGCCGTACTACAGGGACCCCAACAAGCCTTACAAGAAAGTGCTCAGGTAAAATCAACGCTTTTCTTTTGTGGAAAATAACTTCATATGAAGGGCACTGGGGCTCTACAgcttcagctttttaaaaaaatacagttgtaaCAGCGTGAGGTAGTGCCTTAGTTTGCTATCTTAAAGGAGTgtagaaatgaatttaaaaacaggCTGAGATCAACGTGTCTAATAGGATGTGTTAAAGtactattaaaaacatattagcCAGTCTGTTCATTAGGAGAGTTCTAAGCCATTAGTAATTACTTGTATCTCTTGTTAGTAGTTACCTCTAACTTCTTTTGGCTTGCACAGTTTCCTAGATTGCATAAGTGATGCAAGGTTGTAGGTTCCTTGACGGAagcaagtgtttttaaaaaatatttttgttttttactagtGAATCTGCTCTTAAAGCTCTCCTCTTAGGCTTAAGTGTTCATACCATCAATAGACTCTAACAGATAAAGACTTACTCCAAGTGATGGAGCAGTTACAGTGGTAACTTGACTGTAATGAGGATGTTCTGACACTAAATTAGTGTACTTCAATTTTTATCCTTCCTTTACAGAACTCGCTACATCCAGACAGAACTGGGATTCCATGAGAGACTGTTTGTGGCAGTGCTGACTTCCAAGGCTACCCTGAATACGTTGGCAGTGGCAGTGAACAAGACTGTAGCCCATCACTTCCCACGCCTGCTGTATTTTACAGGGTTGCGCAGTGCCAAGGTGCCTCATGGCATGGTGCTTGTGGCCCATGGAGACGAGCGTCCCATCTGGCTGATGTATGAGACCATGTACTACATCCATCAGCACTTCGGTTCTGACTATGACTGGTTCTACATCATGCAGGATGACACCTATGCACAGGCTGAACAGGTCAAGGCTCTGGTGACACACCTAAGCATTAACCAAGATGTCTACCTGGGACGAGCAGAGGAGTTCATCGGGGGAGATGAGCAGGCCCGCTATTGCCACGGTGGCTTTGGCTACCTGCTGTCCCGCAGCCTGCTTCTTAAGCTCCATCCGCACCTGGACAGCTGCCGCAATGAGATCCTTAGTGTGCGCCCAGACGAGTGGCTGGGGCGTTGCATCATTGATTTCCTGGGTATCTCTTGTATTTCCCAGCTCCAGGTACTACCTCCCTCCCCAGGGTTTTGCTTAGCAAGTCTGACAGAACCCATGCTCTGCTAgtccctgctgctcagcaaagGAACTTTGCTGTGAGACCCCACTAGGTTAGGGGAGGAAAGGGTTGTCTGGTGTGGCGGCACAAGGGAGACGCCCATAACGAAAGGTGAGGAGTTGGGGGAGAGAGcacatgctttgttttttggagGTTGGATAAAGGGTGCACTGGTACTAAGAAGTAAACAGGCGTGTAATTTATGGAGGTAGGGTATGAAGGGTAACTTGTGTTGCAGTCTCTGGGTACTGCACTCAGCACAGAGACAGAGAGGCAGATGCATGTCTTGGGTGAGGGAAGGCTTTGCTGTGAGCATTAGAGTTCCATGCCAGTCTTCCTGGCTCTTGTTCACTCAGGGTCAGCATTATCACACTTACGAACTGGCCAAAAATGCTGAgccagaaaaggaggaagaggaggagttCCAAGCAGCTCTTGCTGTGCACCCTGTTTCTGATGTGACATTGATGTACCGGCTGCACAAGCACTTCAGCAGGATCCAGCTGGAGAGAGCCTACCAGGAGATCCAGGAACTCCAGGTATGTGGTGAGGGATATCTGCAAATATTGCTCATCCAAGcaggtttccttttctttcaactCTGTCAAAGAAGATTGTTTCTGTTTGTAGGTGGCTGTCAGCCAGACACAGGAGATAGTCCTGTGTCTTTGGAGTAGCACTTCTGATACCATGCTATCCAAAAGCTGGTGTGATACTATCAGGCTGTGCTTCCAGGTGGTGAGGCAGGTCTGGGTGGGAAATGGACAGGACCTTCCTTGAGAAAGTGTCAGTATGTGTTCTTTTTGCGCAGATGCAGATCAGGAACCTGACATCACTGACTCCTGCAGGTGAGGCAGGCTTGACGTGGCCGGTGGGGATTAATGCCCCATTTCTTCCGAAGACACGTTTTGAGGTAATCAGCTGGGACTACTTCACTGAGCAGTACCTCTTCTCCTGTCCCGATGGCTCTCCCAAGTGTGAGCTCTCTGGAGCCAGCAAAGCAGACGTCAGTGACATTATTGAGTCAGCACTTGAGCAACTTAACAGTCGCTACCAGCCTTTGCTCCGCTTCAGCAAGCGGCAGTTGCTGAATGGCTACCGGCGTTTTGACCCCACACGGGGCATGGAGTATACCCTGGACCTACTGCTGGAGGCGGTGACCCAAAAGGGCCACAGTCACGTTCTGGTCAAACGAGTGAGCTTGGTGCGGCCCTTAAGTAAGGTAGAAATCATTCCCATGCCATATGTAACAGAGGCCACGCGGGTGCAACTGGTGCTTCCATTGACAGTACAGGACTTGGATTTTGTGGCAAACTTCCTGGATATGTACGCCATGAACACGCTGGACACACATGATAATGCCTTGCTGACTTTGCTTTTCATCTACCATCCGTATGATGCTCAGCGGGTCAGCCAAGTGGATGTATTTGCTGGAGTCAAGACCATGGTAGGAGAACTGGAGAAACGCTATGCAGAAGTTAAAATCCCCTGGATTAGTGTCAAAACTGAGGTGCCATCACAAGTGAAACTCATGGATATAGTCTCAAAGAAGCATCCTGTGGACACTCTGTTCTTCTTGGCCAGTGTCTGGACGGAAATCAACATGGAGTTCCTGAACCGCTGCCGAATGAATACTATCAGCAATTGGCAGGTCTTTTTCCCAGTGCATTTTCAGGAGTTCAACCCTGCACTGGTATACTGTGGTGAGCAGACTGCTTCCTCCAGCACCGACTTCCTGAGGGATGGGCATTTTGACAGACATTCCTTTGCTGAGGCCTGCTTTTACAACTCTGACTACATGACAGCGCGTACAAAGCTAGCAGCTGATATCCTAGACCGAGATGAGGTGCTAGAGGGCATGGAGGTGTTCGATGTCTTCCTCCACTATTCTGGTTTGCACTTATTTCGGGCTGTGGAGCCAGGGCTAGTGCAGAAATATGCACTGAGGAGCTGCAATCCCCGGCTCAGTGAGGAGTTATACCACCGTTGTGTCCTCAGTAACTTGGAAGGGCTTGCATCACGCTCGCATCTAGCCATGGCCCTCTTTGAGCAGGAACAGGCCAACAGTACTTGAGAGACTGGAAACATCACGAGTTACTCAGCACCTTAACACTTGTCACTTTCCATCCCCTTCCCGGCCTAGCCATGGGTGAAGGGTGTGAGAGGTcaagggaggagggaggctttcccagccttgctctgcagcacaggcatGGGCTGTGGAGAGAGGCTgtttttgtggggtttttgtttttttctgtgtggactcctttgttttgttttcttttgttcttgttgttttactgtttttttgttttcttttttaatcaataaaGATTTCTTTCCAAGCAGAGTGATACAGTTTTAAACTTTCTAGGCTCTGGGATGAGGGATGGAAAAAGAGCTGTAGAGTTTATCTTAATTTAAGCTATGCAATTCTG from Oxyura jamaicensis isolate SHBP4307 breed ruddy duck chromosome 2 unlocalized genomic scaffold, BPBGC_Ojam_1.0 oxy2_random_OJ67454, whole genome shotgun sequence carries:
- the CHPF2 gene encoding chondroitin sulfate glucuronyltransferase, with product MRLATLLAALRPVLPLVLGLSLGCSLSLLRASWSHGGGEDPCLGAGRAGPPAGGAQPEAEDGRPGQGHEDFRPRIVPYYRDPNKPYKKVLRTRYIQTELGFHERLFVAVLTSKATLNTLAVAVNKTVAHHFPRLLYFTGLRSAKVPHGMVLVAHGDERPIWLMYETMYYIHQHFGSDYDWFYIMQDDTYAQAEQVKALVTHLSINQDVYLGRAEEFIGGDEQARYCHGGFGYLLSRSLLLKLHPHLDSCRNEILSVRPDEWLGRCIIDFLGISCISQLQGQHYHTYELAKNAEPEKEEEEEFQAALAVHPVSDVTLMYRLHKHFSRIQLERAYQEIQELQMQIRNLTSLTPAGEAGLTWPVGINAPFLPKTRFEVISWDYFTEQYLFSCPDGSPKCELSGASKADVSDIIESALEQLNSRYQPLLRFSKRQLLNGYRRFDPTRGMEYTLDLLLEAVTQKGHSHVLVKRVSLVRPLSKVEIIPMPYVTEATRVQLVLPLTVQDLDFVANFLDMYAMNTLDTHDNALLTLLFIYHPYDAQRVSQVDVFAGVKTMVGELEKRYAEVKIPWISVKTEVPSQVKLMDIVSKKHPVDTLFFLASVWTEINMEFLNRCRMNTISNWQVFFPVHFQEFNPALVYCGEQTASSSTDFLRDGHFDRHSFAEACFYNSDYMTARTKLAADILDRDEVLEGMEVFDVFLHYSGLHLFRAVEPGLVQKYALRSCNPRLSEELYHRCVLSNLEGLASRSHLAMALFEQEQANST